One window of Macrococcus sp. 19Msa1099 genomic DNA carries:
- a CDS encoding putative DNA-binding protein codes for MNDLLKTMRMNYLFDFYQSLLTDKQRNYLEKYYMDDESLSEIAETFDVSRQAVYDNIRRTGDLLEEYESKLGLYHKFEQRQAIYEEMLQLTKLQNNAQRNQQLEAYIEQLQRIE; via the coding sequence ATGAATGATCTGCTAAAGACGATGCGCATGAACTATCTGTTTGACTTTTATCAGTCATTATTAACAGATAAACAGAGAAACTATCTCGAAAAGTATTATATGGATGATGAATCACTGTCTGAGATTGCTGAAACGTTTGATGTATCAAGACAAGCAGTTTATGATAATATTAGACGGACTGGTGATTTATTAGAAGAATATGAAAGTAAGCTTGGTCTATATCATAAATTTGAACAGCGTCAGGCTATATACGAAGAGATGCTTCAATTAACTAAATTACAGAATAATGCACAACGTAATCAGCAGTTAGAAGCATATATAGAACAATTACAAAGAATAGAATAG